From Dasypus novemcinctus isolate mDasNov1 chromosome 8, mDasNov1.1.hap2, whole genome shotgun sequence, the proteins below share one genomic window:
- the PBX3 gene encoding pre-B-cell leukemia transcription factor 3 isoform X4, with protein MSVRAASGGGACGRAPPPSPPLPQGAWAAVSEWHWQPVNPSAERPSSPVRGGCWLGSLLRQWRRRLLPPHQSAARPARGPPGPSIRRLSLTAPARPPAPKLSSSAPFAPLGPPAGLLSAAARRRRSLPPGRRGADPARPRRRRRRRPREGSAQAGVGGGGRPSNLARAEKQVVRGRPAGRAATRKLRRGRVRAADSSASASATAAEPGASARRLVPASAVAEAGAGRRSAPPQLRAPPAGPPPPRAGGERAAAPPPPPPLSSPPSPPPPPPPPPPQPSPQPPPPPAPARAWRDGRSIQDAADSGRGEPGRALGAGGHGPAASPARPRRGGRRRQEAGHRRHPPPDHDHHRPEPGRGASKETCPELSQNEARALQRSV; from the exons ATGAGCGTGCGCGCCGCCTCCGGAGGCGGGGCCTGCGGGCGCgctcccccgccctccccgcccctcccccagggcGCCTGGGCCGCAGTGAGTGAGTGGCACTGGCAGCCTGTCAATCCCTCAGCCGAGCGGCCTTCGAGCCCGGTCCGCGGCGGCTGCTGGCTGGGTTCGCTGCTTCGGCAGTGGCGGCGGCGACTTCTCCCGCCCCATCAATCTGCTGCCCGCCCGGCGCGCGGCCCGCCGGGACCCTCTATCAGGCGTCTATCCCTTACCGCGCCCGCTCGCCCGCCCGCTCCCAAACTTTCCTCCTCCGCCCCCTTCGCTCCCCTCGGCCCGCCCGCCGGCCTCCTTTCCGcggccgcccgccgccgccgctcccTCCCCCCGGGCCGCCGGGGCGCGGATCCCGCCCGgccgaggcggcggcggcggcggcggccgaggGAGGGGAGTGCGCAGGCTGGCGTGGGGGGTGGCGGGCGTCCCAGCAACTTGGCCCGGGCTGAGAAGCAAGTTGTGCGGGGCCGCCCGGCGGGGCGCGCGGCGACAAGGAAGCTGCGCCGCGGCCGCGTGAGGGCAGCGGACTCTTCTGCCTCCGCCTCCGCCACCGCCGCGGAGCCCGGCGCTTCCGCCAGGCGCTTGGTCCCAGCCTCGGCTGTGGCGGAAGCCGGAGCCGGGCGCCGGTCCGCGCCGCCTCAGCTGCGGGCCCCGCCGGCcgggccgccccctccccgcgcgGGCGGGGAGCGCGCGgccgctccccctccccctccccctctttcttctcctccctcgccgccgccgccgccgccgccgccgccgcctcagcCTTCTCctcagccgccgccgccgcccgctccCGCCCGCGCGTGGCGGGATGGACGATCAATCCAGGATGCTGCAGACTCTGGCCGGGGTGAACCTGGCCGGGCACTCGGTGCAGGGGGGCATGGCCCTGCCGCCTCCCCCGCACGGCCACGAAGGGGCGGACGGCGACGGCAGGAAGCAGGACATCGGCGACATCCTCCACCAGATCATGACCATCACCGACCAGAGCCTGGACGAGGCGCAAGCAAA gaaacATGCCCTGAACTGTCACAGAATGAAGCCCGCGCTCTTCAGCGTTCTGTGTGA